Part of the Intestinibacillus sp. Marseille-P6563 genome is shown below.
TACGATGACGGCAGTTATGGGTTCAGCGGCGGCGACGTCAGCCATCTGTCGGAAGATCATCTGGTAACCTTGGACGGCTATGCGGTGGCGTATCGCGGCACGGCCTTCACGTCCGGCATTGGCGCCAAATTGAATGTGACCTATCGCACCAGCGAGGGGCAGCAGACCGAAACTTTCCTCTATGGGCAGGAAGGTTCGTACTATGAAATTGGTGGCATTGAGGACACGACCGGCGAAATCAGCACCTATTATCTGCTTCCCCTACCGGGGCAGGTGGTCAATACCGATTATGCCGCAACGCATTTGTATCAAAAAATCACCATCGAGGATACGGGCAACCATGCTGTGCGAAGTTACTACTACAATCCGCACTTTGCCAACGCCATCCTACCGTATGAAGAGGGGTTGGACCTCAATCAGCTCGCCAACGAGCGGCAGGTGGAAGTCCGTTCTCCGCGGCATCTGTATATACTCAGCCGCTTCTCGGCCTATTACACCAGCGGTCATCAGTACCGTTTCTTGCAGCAGCTCGATTTGGATTATTCCACCTATACCGGCTATGACCTGTTTGGGGAGCATTGGAGACAATCGCCCATCGGCCTGGATGCGGACCGCCCCTTCCGCTGCAATTATTATGGTAATCATCATACCATCCGAGGGGTAACGGTTTCTGCGCAAGATGAGAAGGAAAACAACTATCCTTATATCGGATTGTTTGGCTACACGACTGGTGTGCTGCGCGACGTTGTATATGCCATGACCGAAACCGTGCCGGTCACCCAGTCGGGCAGCGACTCGGCCATTCTGTATACCGGCGGTCTGACGGGATACAACGGCGGCACCGTGGAGAATTGTGCCGTTTCCGGGGTACGGCTCCAAGCCAACGGCTATTCATACAGCACCATCTATGTCGGCGGTCTGGTTGGGCTGAACCACGGTACCATTCACGCCTGCTCGGCCGAAGCCGCACAGATTGAGGCCTCTGCTTCCATGTCCAATCTCTATGCAGGCGGATTTATTGGCCGCAATGCCGCAAGCGGTACGATCGACCAGTGCTATGCCGTTGGGAAGGTTTCGGCGTCCCGTGCCCGACATGGCACAGTATATGCCTGCGGTTTTGCCGGCCAGAATGAGGCCACCCTGCGCCGCAGCTATGCAGCCGTCCATCTGTCGAGCGAAGGCGGTGCCAGCAGCTATGGCTTCAGCGCTGACGCGTCGACCAATTGCGTGTACTTAAATGAAGGCAACTTTACCTATCGCAACACCAATTATGCTGCCCAATATGATGACCCGTCCGCCACTTCGGTGACCTGGCCGCAGCTGACCGGGCAGGAAACAAGCGCGGCGGTCACCCGCCTTGGCATGTCGCGTCCTGTCGTGGCAGCCGATTCTGCGGAAGCATATCCCTATCCTGGTGTGGTGACCAACGCAGAAGATACTGCCGTGCATTACGGCCAATGGCCGGACCAGATGCCTCTGGGACAAATGGGCATCTATTACTGGGAAAAGCTGACCATCGGCACGTTAGACTCCTATCATTTTAGTGTCATTTCGACGGATGGAGCTGGCGGGATTTATAAAAGCTCCACCCTGTCTACCGCGCATGGCGACGGCGGGGTGGTCACCGCATACGGATATGGCTATTTCCATGCCAATGGCACCTCAGCTCCCATTCTGACGGGCAGCGGCATTGGATTCCAAAAAGATATGGCGTTCTCCACGCAGACGGCAACCGAAAATCCGCAAGCCAATACCGCGCTTTCCGATTTGATGAACGGACAGTATACCTTCCACTGTTATGATACGTGGGGAGCAAAAAACCAGGGTCTGTATCTCTCCGCTGCGGGCAAAGACGAACAGCCGCCCTACGGCACCTGGACCCTTAATGGGACTTTCTCGGTCCGGCTCAATCCCTTCTTTGCCGATTCGATGGCTTATCTGTCCTGGCCCTCGCTGGAAGGCGTTCCCACCGAGCTGCCAGGCACTGAAAAGAACCCGTATCAGGTCCGGTCCATCGACCAGCTGCAATTTATCAACTGGAACAGCAATGCTCTGAACACCATTCGCCGGATGGATATCTGGAACATGGATAAATTCCCTTACTTGTGTTATGGCACCTACGGCAACTGGACCCTGCGACCTTTCTACTGGGAACAGACCCATGACCTTGCAGGCGAGAAAGGCAAAACCTACACCCCCATCGCCGGCGTCTACGATGCCAGCTATACCGAACGGCAAGGCGGCGACCTGTTTGGCTGGTTCGGCGGCACCTACGACGGCAATGACTATATGATCGCCGATGTGAACATCGCCCCCTACTCTTCGAGTGAGGACTATGCGACCTCCTGTGTGGGACTGTTCGGCGCGGTATACAACGGTACCTTGAAAAACATCGTGCTTTATTCAGAAGATGGTATCGCTACGGTAACTGGCAACAACAGCGGAACCAGCCAGTGGTATGTCATCGGGGGTCTGGCAGGTCTGGCGGGCTCTTCCACCGGCAGCGCGGTGGTCAACTGCACGGTGGCCGGTTATACCATTCAAGATTATCACACATCCGGGGCTTCCCAGATTGGTTGGGGCGGTACCGGTGTCGGCGGTCTCATCGGAATATGTGACATGGATTTGGTGGGCTGCGCGGCTGTGACGGATGTGAAACTCAATTCCTACAATCAGGATAATGTCCGCGTGGGCGGTCTGGCAGGCAGCTGTCAGGGCAGCATCAACAGCTGCTATACCGGCGGCAGCATCCAAATCACCTCTTCCACTTCCACCCCCAATGGCATCTATATTGGCGGTATCGTGGGCGGTATCTATATGAAACCGCTACGGGTAGGCGGCAGCGACATCTACAAGGTCGGCCAAGCCGGAGACGCCTTGACCAATACCCTGAACAACTGCTACACCTACACCGAACTGCCTGCATCGTCCAGCAATCGCTTCCTGAAAGGCCTGTATGCCGTGGGCGGCAGCGGTGAACTGGATTGGTCGGGCGGCAGTCTCGCCGACCATGGCGGAACGTATTACAACAACAACTATTATCTGGCGTCTGTTGTGCTGCAAAACAATAACGGGACCATTTCCTTAGGCCGAACCGACATTGGGAACAAAAATGTCCACGCGCAGACCTATGCGCAGATGGCAGATACCGGCGAAAATGGTCTGCCGGAAAAACTCAACGCGAACATCGAAGACGATACTGCCAAATTTTCCACCGTGACCACCGAGACGGCAGGAGGCGACTCCCTCGATGGCCGGTACAGTTTCGGTATTGACCCCAGTTTGCTGGGCCGGGATTATCCATTCCCGACGATTCTCACCCAGTCGAGCGATGTCGCCGAGGGCGGCGTGGCCAATGTCCACTATGGCGACTGGCCACTGGAAGGCATCCGCCGGCCCAGCGGCGCCTTGCCGGTGAATCTCGACCTGTTTGCCGACTACAAAGCAGAAAATGGCGGGGCGGTATACACCGAAACGCTTTCCACTTCGCAGGTGAGCAGCAACGGCACTTGGAAAGCCGAAAGCACCGACCCGGCTGTTGCCGCGGTAGGCATCGACCAGGCTGGCACGCTGACCATCACCGCCAAGACGGTAGGCAGCACGGTCGTGACGGTTTCCTATGCTGTAGACGGAAAGACCTATTTCCTGTCGATTGCGGTCAACGTGACCGCAGAGCTGCGCTTAGCGACCCATGCGGCCTCCCCGGTCCAGACCTTTACCGAGGAAACTCTGTACACCAATTTGGAACTACGCGACCGCAACGGAACCGTATTGACCGCGCTGCAAGACGATATTCGTCTGTCGAGCTGCACGGTCGAGTTTGACCCCTCTTATTTCTCCCAGGCGTCGATTGCGGAGCAGGACGCGCTGCGCCTGACGGCGACCAGCCGCACGGCGACTGGCCCCACCCAAATGACGGTCGGCTATGACTTCACCTATTTGGGAAAGACCTATCATGCCACCAGTGCGCTGAGTTTTCAGGTCGTGCAGCCCGAATTCGAGATTGCACCGCTCACTTTCGTCTTTGACCCTGGCACACAGATCGAGGAAACGGTCGAATATGCTGCCCAAAACAGCGGATTTGTCCTGCGGCTCGCGGGTGTGGAACAGCCTGTGACCAACCTGCGTCTGGTCGATTTTGCGGTCGATGACGGCCAGAAGAATTTCGTCTGGGCCAAGTGGGCGCAAGACGCGGACGGGAATGAAATCCCCGGCACTCTGCTTGTTACCGCGTATCCGCAGCCATATCCGACCATCACTTGGGTCCAGGTGCAGTTCCAGTTTGACTATGCGGGCAGCACGCACACCACATGGCAGACCCTTGTGGTTCATATCCAGCAGACGGGAGGTGGCCAGCCATGAGGCGTACACTCCAGCGCAAGCTGCAAAGCCAGCGAGGCGCCTCCCTCTTACTGGCGCTGCTGTTGCTGCTCATCTGCTCCATGGTGGGGGCATCTATCCTGATGGCGGCAGCGTCCAACGCGGGCAAACACCGCAGCAATCTGGAAGAACATCAGACCTATCTGGCGCTTTCCTCTGCGGTCAGCCTGTTGTGTGACGAGCTGAACGCAGCCCAATACACCGGGCAATATCGGTATTGGGTCGAGGAACATACCGATTCTAAGACGGGCGAAACATCCTATTCTTATCATTTTGTTCAGGAGGATGGCGCCTACTCCAGCGATTTGAGTTCCATATTGCTGGATAACTTTGACGCGATCTTTGCCGCGGAAATCAATCGGACACTGGATGCTATGGATTTTTCCACTTTTCAGACTCAGCCGCAGACCGTCTCCTGGAATCACAGCTTAACGCTTCAGCCGCAGACGGGTACGGCGCTCGATGACCGTGCGGTTCGCATTGCTTTGCAAGTCATCCCGGAGTCCTACGCCATGGAGCTGACCGCCACGCTGGATGATTACACCATCGAGGCCGAACTGACCCCGGCAAGCAGCAAGCCCACGCTGCCAGCATCGCTGGTCGATCAAGGGTCTGAAACAAAACAAAGTACCGCCCCCATGACATGGAAAATCGGCTGGATCACCACAGGCGGAGAGGAGGAAGAACCATGAAGCGATGCAAAGCCAAACTGCGCTCCAACCAGGGCGAAACGCTGGTGGAACTGCTGGCTTCGGTTCTGATTGCCACTCTCTCTGTGGCGCTGCTCATCGGCTGTGTCACGGCCTCCTTTCAGCTGGGGCGTCAGGCCGACCAGTCGGACACGTATTTCTATCAAACCCTGACAGCCGCGGAAGACCGGCAGACCCCACTCACGGATGGTATAATACAGGTCACAGAGGGCGGCTCTTTGGTTTCCCTGCCGGTTCAGGTATATGGGGACGAAGGCCTGTATGCCTATGCGCGGAAAACGGATGGTGAGACGCCATGAAGCGTATCATCCACAAGCTGAAAAACCGGCAGGGCCTGACGTTGGTGGAAATGGTAGCAGCCGCTGGTGTACTGGCGCTTTTGTCCCTGATTTTAAACACCGGCCTGCTCATGGCGCAAAACAGCTATTATACGATGACCGGCGAAGCGGAAAGTCAGCTGCTGGTATCGACATTGACCGATTTGCTTTCCAATGAACTGCGGTACGCCCGCGATGTGGAGGTCAATGCAGACGGCGAACTGGTCCGTTATACCAGCGCCAATTACGGCCGCAACACCTCGCTTGCGCTCAATGCCGAAGGGCAGTTGGAAGCCAACAGCCGTCTGATGCTGTCCTCTGGCGCCTACGGCAATGGAGCGTACCAAATCCAGTCCTGGAGCATCGTGTATCAGGATGGTCTTTTCACGGTCACGCTGGACATTGCCGGAGGCCATGACATTTCCAATCAAACCGAGTTTTCCGTCCGCTGCCTGAATGCAGCCGCTTAAGGAGGATCCATATGAAATATACCAGACTGGGCGATCTGCTGGTGGGCAATGGAACCATTACACAGCAGCAGCTCACCGAAGCCCTGGCCATTCAAAAGAAAAACGGCAAACGCTTGGGCGATGTCCTGCGCGATAACCATATCATCACCGAAAACCAGGTCATCGAAGCCCTGATGACCCAGCTCGGCCTGGAATTCATTGATTTGAATGCCTGCTCGATTTCATCGGATATGGCGCAGCTGCTGCCCAAAAGCATCGCCAAAAAGCATCATGTCGTGCCGGTGCGCGCGACGCGAACCGAGCTTTATCTGGGGATGTCCGACCCGCTGAACTTTGCCGCCATTGAAGAGGTCAGCGCCGCTACCCGCCGGCAGGTCATCCCGCTCATCTCCACCGAGGCCGGGCTCGAGCGTGCGCTGCAAAACCTGTACAGCAATCAAGGTACCATGAAAGCCATTGAGGATATGCGCCGGGATTTGGACACGAGTCAATATGGCGCCGCGGTGCACATCGGCGATGAACTTCAGTTGGCGGCCGACGAAGGGGACGAAACCGCTGCCCCGACCATCCGTCTGGTCAACTCGATCATCCAGCGCGCCTATACCGAAAACGCCAGCGACATCCATCTGGAACCTCTGGGGTCCAAGTTATCCATCCGCATGCGCATCGACGGTGCACTGCGCAACATCATCACCGTGCCGCGTGAGCTGCAACGCTCGGTCATCTCCCGCATCAAAATCATGGCGCAGATGGATATTGCGCA
Proteins encoded:
- a CDS encoding pilus assembly FimT family protein: MQCRKKSRQGGFTVPELLLVIAISITFLSVSIVGIVSYMRQLQLAELDNAAKEIFLSAQNRAILLSGNQQLKSYVIHTDDSNRMDHIDVIPGSTETTQMTVYYIHSDDVNIHELLPEETIDPSLWDGDFYIVYEPESGSVADVFFTDDGDLPVHGDFPAFYETWRAAPVKERRNSDPMIGYYGGEAAQSGTTLSLRTPVINIYNENTLRAEVTYWVPRTLAMSGDADDVTLEVKLRYQEQEITLLQNDADLEDDHSVAYLGYRYTWTLDSLTGRKFQDLFSVAGLTYGEDFTLLAEVSYTGELKVNGSRKTATDNSLFAKDSGEDTAYIACLRHLQNLDSEFSGVDGKTAAVQQGDIPEVEGYSFQPIENEQLQSYDGDIFAIYGLHIAATDSSPSGLFGAFSGTTTHEKTLENIHLVNTTASAETGPVGALVGQGADLQLSNCQVYWENRSEQTTNLREVLGDSVQGFQYQITGRGVAGGLAGTLTHSNITDCSASTLVSAGTVGGLVGQGSGLTVQGSYAASYLQGPWAAGLIGNAGDAVTLSACYAVGFLYSTGTGAQAAGLCLGTDNVGVARSYSAMLFTQGAHNVPLCPSGTYDKTYYLDSDRFGFDPQYKRYAKAYTDLTDSTQWDALFGDGTFTAKGTAQSHPYNLQTTLSLTTFIYPGLENLEQWGDWGAQFQDGSLVYYEQYDDGSYGFSGGDVSHLSEDHLVTLDGYAVAYRGTAFTSGIGAKLNVTYRTSEGQQTETFLYGQEGSYYEIGGIEDTTGEISTYYLLPLPGQVVNTDYAATHLYQKITIEDTGNHAVRSYYYNPHFANAILPYEEGLDLNQLANERQVEVRSPRHLYILSRFSAYYTSGHQYRFLQQLDLDYSTYTGYDLFGEHWRQSPIGLDADRPFRCNYYGNHHTIRGVTVSAQDEKENNYPYIGLFGYTTGVLRDVVYAMTETVPVTQSGSDSAILYTGGLTGYNGGTVENCAVSGVRLQANGYSYSTIYVGGLVGLNHGTIHACSAEAAQIEASASMSNLYAGGFIGRNAASGTIDQCYAVGKVSASRARHGTVYACGFAGQNEATLRRSYAAVHLSSEGGASSYGFSADASTNCVYLNEGNFTYRNTNYAAQYDDPSATSVTWPQLTGQETSAAVTRLGMSRPVVAADSAEAYPYPGVVTNAEDTAVHYGQWPDQMPLGQMGIYYWEKLTIGTLDSYHFSVISTDGAGGIYKSSTLSTAHGDGGVVTAYGYGYFHANGTSAPILTGSGIGFQKDMAFSTQTATENPQANTALSDLMNGQYTFHCYDTWGAKNQGLYLSAAGKDEQPPYGTWTLNGTFSVRLNPFFADSMAYLSWPSLEGVPTELPGTEKNPYQVRSIDQLQFINWNSNALNTIRRMDIWNMDKFPYLCYGTYGNWTLRPFYWEQTHDLAGEKGKTYTPIAGVYDASYTERQGGDLFGWFGGTYDGNDYMIADVNIAPYSSSEDYATSCVGLFGAVYNGTLKNIVLYSEDGIATVTGNNSGTSQWYVIGGLAGLAGSSTGSAVVNCTVAGYTIQDYHTSGASQIGWGGTGVGGLIGICDMDLVGCAAVTDVKLNSYNQDNVRVGGLAGSCQGSINSCYTGGSIQITSSTSTPNGIYIGGIVGGIYMKPLRVGGSDIYKVGQAGDALTNTLNNCYTYTELPASSSNRFLKGLYAVGGSGELDWSGGSLADHGGTYYNNNYYLASVVLQNNNGTISLGRTDIGNKNVHAQTYAQMADTGENGLPEKLNANIEDDTAKFSTVTTETAGGDSLDGRYSFGIDPSLLGRDYPFPTILTQSSDVAEGGVANVHYGDWPLEGIRRPSGALPVNLDLFADYKAENGGAVYTETLSTSQVSSNGTWKAESTDPAVAAVGIDQAGTLTITAKTVGSTVVTVSYAVDGKTYFLSIAVNVTAELRLATHAASPVQTFTEETLYTNLELRDRNGTVLTALQDDIRLSSCTVEFDPSYFSQASIAEQDALRLTATSRTATGPTQMTVGYDFTYLGKTYHATSALSFQVVQPEFEIAPLTFVFDPGTQIEETVEYAAQNSGFVLRLAGVEQPVTNLRLVDFAVDDGQKNFVWAKWAQDADGNEIPGTLLVTAYPQPYPTITWVQVQFQFDYAGSTHTTWQTLVVHIQQTGGGQP
- a CDS encoding prepilin-type N-terminal cleavage/methylation domain-containing protein yields the protein MKRIIHKLKNRQGLTLVEMVAAAGVLALLSLILNTGLLMAQNSYYTMTGEAESQLLVSTLTDLLSNELRYARDVEVNADGELVRYTSANYGRNTSLALNAEGQLEANSRLMLSSGAYGNGAYQIQSWSIVYQDGLFTVTLDIAGGHDISNQTEFSVRCLNAAA